DNA from Quercus lobata isolate SW786 chromosome 1, ValleyOak3.0 Primary Assembly, whole genome shotgun sequence:
GCCTCACAAAGTTAAACACTGTATTTTATACTCTTAGTGGTTGGTAGGTTTGGGATATAAAACTCATGATATTAAAACTGCTCCTTTCTTTGTCTATTAGGCAATGTTCCTCATTGGTTCACCTAAGATTAAACAATGCATTTTATCACCAACGAGTCCCAGCTCTTCCTTCTTTGGAGTCCTCAAGAGAGGTAATTTACtcttagaaattttatttctcattaaatTTCTTACTAGTGCTTCTATCTGTCACCTATAGTTTGTTACCTTTTGTTTTACACTTCTCAGTCCTCATTAATGTGCTTAATTAACTTTGGCCTTTTTCTGCGTTCACCTTCTGAGAATCAGCCATCAAAATTTGTACCAAGAGAATTTTCTTTGTCTACTTCTTCAAGCCTGCAAAATCTATCAATTATAGGGTTCTGATGGGATTTCAtcaactttttcctttttcgtATTCTAAAAGCATTGTTACGAGATGTAATACTTTTCATCAATATACTAGTATgtaaaaatttttcatttttttaatgttgatcATAGaagttttgacttttgacttGTTCTAAACATTGCTATGATATGATTGGtttttaaatcttaatttaCTGTTGTTTGTATGGAAAGAAACTTATGCATTAATTGTTTAAAAAGGTGTTCTAAGCTTTTGAGTGAGGTTGCTTATAAGTGATTATGGTATTTTCTTTATGGACTCTTAATAATCTCctttcaattctttattttgctTTCACAATTCATCATTGAAGTTGCGGTAGATATGCTAAATCTGCCACATATTTACTTTTCATTCATACATGCAGTAGGTGTAATGCAGAAATGCGTAGGGGTTTCTTTTGTTGTGTATTAGTTGTATAGCAATAGTACGTTTCCTGGTAATTCTTGATAGAGTTGCTATGTAGCTGTACAACAAGTAAGCTAGTTTTGATGGCATATGCTACTTTAAGTTAAGTTAAGCATTCAAAATATCAAATGTCCATTATTTTAATATCAACTGTCATCATGGATTCTTCGAAAGCAGAGGAATTCGCTGAAGTTTTATCCAAGCCTATTAGATCTCTTCCATATGATATACCTGGACAGACCTTCGTGGCGTTTGAGAAGCCAGAAGGAGTCCCAGCTGTggacaaattttcaaatatgttaAAATTCATTGTTACAAAGGTATAAGTACTTCCATTACTCATGAAGATGCTTGGcgtctctctccctctcttggtgctttaaaaaatattattgctgCCTCTAAAATTAAGTCTGATATTTATTATCTAGTAACATCatattggttttattttctttccttgtaGAATTTATGGGCTTTATGTGCTAATTTCATTTAGGCTTTGTGAAGACGATCTCATAAATTTTGCTTTGTGAAGACTCAAGAAGCTTATTTTCTAGTGGTTGTTGATAGCTGTAGATCTTTAGTCTTAGTATCCTACTTTGTTTGGTTAAAACAACAACTTGTGCAGTATCTAAGATTGTTTCCATGCATAGATTCTTTAAGTTATCATGATCAAAATGAAGGATGGGATATGGAAAATTTATATCAATCATGAATATATCATAATTGTTTTATTAACTTATGCATTTTGCGATACTATTAGGTTGATCCAACCACTGGTGAGACAGAGGATGATGGTGTTGAAGATGAATACCAGCTAGAGGACCTGGAGGTTGTAGCAACTGATTACATGTTGAAAGTGAGGGTCTCTAATTTCAGAAATGCATGGGAAAGCATGGGTGATGACTACAAATTGATAATGTTGTTCACAAATAATTGTATCATGCCAAGTTCAATCGATGGATTAAAGAATTTTGCTACAAATGACTTGTATatcttttaatattaatttcaaattatttgtaCCAACTTTGAAATTGTTTGTTGCAAATCTACAATTGTTAAAATGGTGGTCGCCTTGATTGTTTCAATATAAGCCATCTCTAGTTATGGAGGAAACCTTATGCATTGTTTCATGGGTTTTGGCAAAGTCTTGTGACTCTTGTCCATTTGCATGAAGTTCAAGCTTCATTCACCAAAATCaacttatcaaacaaaaaaaaaatgttcactaAAAggtcaaatggatgtaaagattTTAAGAGTACAACAATAAGCGAGAACTTCATACAAATGGACGTAAAAATCAAATGGACGTAAAGATTTGTAAGTGCATGATTTTTACACTCCAGAAATTGGGGCCACATACAGAACAGCACTCGAGTTTAATAGACTCAAGTATCAATGGACATGATTTTCCACTCTAGGGGCCAATACAGATTGATACTCGAGTTTGATGGACTCGGGTACTGCTAACACAGTATTCGAGTTTTATATACTCGAGTATCAATGGGCTTGATTCCACTCAAGAGTGCCAATACAGATTGATACCCAAGCTCATGAAGCTCGGGTACCACAATATACAGTACTCAAGCCCATgaagctcgagtaccacattATACAGTACTTGGGCTTCATGGGCTCGAGTaccaactaaaattttttaataccaaATATCCATGTCATCGTGCCACGGTGGAATAGAAAATAGCGAACTCGAGTGTGGAATAGAAAATAGCGAACTCAAGTTTAGTGAGCTCGAGTACTAGAAAAAGTGATAGATCTCCGTTTAGTTCCAAAACAGtattttattgctaaaaattttataaaatgatggtatttggccattttggccctctTCAGCAATAAACCCACTGTTCACACCCCACTGCACTTAGCAAAGGATGATAAGGACCCGTCAGAAATCATGCCGGAAATATCACCGGATCTGAGAATCCATAAACCTAAACAGAGCCTCAAGAGAGGGAGAGGACCCATAagcacaaacaaagaaaaaattacattgattataaaaataaagacacaGAAGGGAGAAAATCcatttcatttcaattcaaaCCAGACCCATGACAAAAACCCACTGTAGAAATGACCAGAGAGAGCTCAGTATCAAACTACCAAGTCCGAAATCAACCAAATCCCAACAAAAAAGAGGAACAAACCAACAAGTGCAGCTCATTCTTTCCCCCTCTCTTGCAGCTCTGTTTGTGAAAGTTTCTCAGATTCGGTGCAGTGAGTACTGGGTTACTGCCGAAGAGTGGggtaaaagagaaataaatgaTAATTTGTGGCCTTGTTATTACCCTTAGATTTTATAGACGCCACGTGTCGTTTATCTGTTCAAAAAAGGAGAAAGCATGAGACAATAAAACTGTAGAGGAGCCGGACCCATTATAACTATCCCACCAATtttgatatctctctctcaccGACACTAACATAGCTGAGAAAGATCTTTCTCCACCACTTCTTTAATCGCTCTGAAACTGTAAGTCTCTCCCATCTCAtcccttcattttcttcttcttcatcttcgtCTTCTTGTTATACAATTTCCCTCTAATTTTTAATGGTCTCCATGTACTGAAGCAAAGATTAggtttgttgttcttgttccttgatgacatttatttatttattggcttTTAGGATAAACTTTCTTGATGATTGAATTCAATTATttgaatgaattaaaaaaaaaaagtgttggcATTGGCTTCTTAGCGAATCTTGGATGGGAAAGAAACCCATTTgtttactttttgaaaaatgtgaaacaattTAGTTGTTGATAAAATGACAAATTTCTCATGATATACAAGAACTTGAATTTGGAAGGTTTTGGTTGAGGTTCTATGAAGGGTTTTAAAGAGGTTTTTGTCATGTGAGGCAATGGTCATAGTATGTTCTTGTAGGATTTCAGTTTGGTATGAGGGGTCATCAGAGTTGTGTGTGTAAGTATAGCCCTCTTAAAGGGTCAATTGGGAATAATGAAATAACTAATTGTTTATGGGGTGAGTGGGTCGTTGCTGTAACAAGTTAGATAACTTGTCGAAATGAGTACTCCCCATGTATATATGCTGGTGATATAAACATGCCTCCTTTTTTAGTTTAAAGAGTTGATTGGTAGCTCATTTATGGTATGGACTGGTAGGATGGTGGGGTGAAATATTTTTGAGAATGGACAGAATTCTTGTTTGGAAAATTCTGGTCTGGAGGAAAGTTCTTTCGACtttttttaatcacatgatCTATCTAATAGTCATGCGACCTTTTTAGATGAGTTAATGAGTTGTGTGATTGAAATATACATGGATGATCATTTGAATCACTGTGTAATGTATTGAAGGAGATTACTCCAAATTGATTTGAAGGAAAACTTTGTTCTTGAGGAAATACTTAATATATCTTTTCAGTTGTTGTTCAGTCCATGTTAGAAGCTAATGAACTGTGATACTCATCATCAACATTAATGTTCATTGTTCTACTTAGAACTATCAGCTTTATGTTacttattaaaaacaaaaggagcTTTATTGAAAGTACTTCATGTAGTAGATTGACTACGAGAGCCTCGTTaacatttttttccccataagAAGCATAAATATGAGATCTAAAACCAAGTCGAAATCAATAATGGCCCATTTTAGATTCTGTATCTAATGAGCATCCAAGTTAGAGTGAGGAAGCTAATCTTGGAAGTCTTTAGCTTGTAGGCTGGGATTCATTCTGGTTATACATATCAGATAAATTATTTGGAAGACCCTGAATGTACTTGAAATATGAGAAATTGTTTAATATAGTTGCTTTAATGTAATCACGGAGTATGATCTCATCAGAGATATTAGGTTTATCTTTTCTTCAATGGTTGCTTTAAATTTGCGGTGATTACTTGAAGATCTCATTTTTGTGAGGATGTTTCTTTGTCATGCAACTTATAGAAAACTAGTGCTGATGAAAATCAAGTGCTCTTCCCCAAGAATCATTTTTTTTGCCAGAAATTAATACGACTTGACTCCCCCACTCCCTTACAATATCCTGGGTCCTGCCTTAAGTTAATAAAGTAAATTGTCGGGCAAAGCTTTGCATGGATTGTGAGTCCCCTCCCACCCAGAGATAGAGATTTAGGAGAAttctgttttgaaaaatctgGAGCTATTATAAAGGGAAAGATAATAGATTATGATGTAATGCCAACACACAAAGGATTGTAtttcttctctatctcaatGGTGTACTGTTTAAGTTTAAATAACAGAGCTTGGCTTCATCTAATTTGAAGTTTATTTGACCAGGAATGCATACTGATATCCACTTAATGGGAAATCCTGGAGCCAACGAAAAGATACTTAGCTACAATGATGTTGTACTCAGACAATCTGATATGGACATCCTTAGTGGCCCATATTTTCTCAATGATCAAATCATCGAGTTCTATTTCAGTTACCTTTCTTCATGCTATCCTGCTCAGGAAATCCTACTTGTTCCACCTTCCATTGCTTTTTGGATAATGAATTGCCCAGCTGTGGAGAGTCTCAAAGATTTTGTTGAACCCCTTCATCTTCCTGACAAGAAACTGGTAATCTTTCCTGTAAATGACAATGAAGATGTATGCAAAGCTGAAGCTGGGTCTCATTGGAGCTTACTTGCATTCGAGAGAAATGCTAATGTATTTGTTCATCATGATAGCAATAGAGGAATTAATGATTGGCATGCTAGACGACTATATAAGGCTGTTGTTGGATATATAGGGGCCTCCGATTCAGCATCAACTGCTAGTTATCTAGAATGCACTGATTCACCACAGcaagtgaatggttatgattgTGGCTTGTATGTTACTGCCATTGCAAAAGCTATTTGCAGCTGGCATAATAGTGGTGAAGACAAAGAGGGAGATGGTATGTGGTTTTCTTCTGTGAAGGAGCAAGTCACCCCATCAAGTGTTGTTGAGATGCGTAGTGACATCCTAAGCCTCATCAGAAGTTTAATTGGCCATGAGGTGAAGCCTGCCCCACTACAAAACGAGGGTATGAAAGACTAGTGTTATTTGTAAAAGACTTTTAACCAAGTTTCTGTTCCGCATTACTCTTAAAGACTCAAAAAGATCTCCAAGAGTGCAAATATTTGATGGCATTTGTTtttcttccccctttttttggtTGGAGGAGGAGGAATGCTATGATTCCTAATTCCTAAGCTTAGGAGATCCATGTAAACTGTAGTCGTTGGCAACTGCCATTAGATACTTTCAGTtacctttctctttttctttttttgttgaaagatACTTCAGTTACATAGACCATAAAATTGTTGTGCACTTAATGAACACATGAAGACAAACTATTCTCCTTGTTCACTTTATTGTGTTCTTAAGATGAGTCTGCTACTCTGCTGTCTTTCGGCAAATGCGGGTTGGCTTCGCATTACATATTCTGAAAGTCTCCGCATGAATTATTCACCCTGGTCTGGTGTTACAATTGCACTTATTCCCAGGCGCTGCTGAGACCATGTCACCTAACAAATTTCTGTAGTGGGAGCCTGGGAGGTGACGCTGATCTGTTCTAAATGGGTATGAAGAGAAAATGTGGATCTGTCCTAAATaggtacaaaaagaaaatgtaaggTTAATTTGCGGTCTTTAGGTTGAAGATAAAGTTTATAAGCACAACAAAGTCAACATTATTTTCACAACGCTTGTTTCAAGTTATGGTGGGTTAGCATCTCAACTTCTTGTGAGAaattatatgaaataaaatttggttaTGACCGTAGAAGAACTTCTTAGTTTGAATGTTAAGAAGAGATATCTGGTATATTAAATTTATGCTTCAGTGAAATACATCAGTGTGAACAATCAAATGAACCAATAGAATATATTGAAtaagcaggaaa
Protein-coding regions in this window:
- the LOC115988939 gene encoding NEDD8-specific protease 1-like, whose product is MHTDIHLMGNPGANEKILSYNDVVLRQSDMDILSGPYFLNDQIIEFYFSYLSSCYPAQEILLVPPSIAFWIMNCPAVESLKDFVEPLHLPDKKLVIFPVNDNEDVCKAEAGSHWSLLAFERNANVFVHHDSNRGINDWHARRLYKAVVGYIGASDSASTASYLECTDSPQQVNGYDCGLYVTAIAKAICSWHNSGEDKEGDGMWFSSVKEQVTPSSVVEMRSDILSLIRSLIGHEVKPAPLQNEGMKD
- the LOC115953249 gene encoding coatomer subunit gamma-like → MDSSKAEEFAEVLSKPIRSLPYDIPGQTFVAFEKPEGVPAVDKFSNMLKFIVTKVDPTTGETEDDGVEDEYQLEDLEVVATDYMLKVRVSNFRNAWESMGDDYKLIMLFTNNCIMPSSIDGLKNFATNDLYIF